A stretch of Oncorhynchus masou masou isolate Uvic2021 unplaced genomic scaffold, UVic_Omas_1.1 unplaced_scaffold_749, whole genome shotgun sequence DNA encodes these proteins:
- the LOC135537303 gene encoding LIM domain-containing protein A-like, giving the protein MDRRKADTTPRHAAQHNTTQCNATPRHTMQRHATPHNATQHNTTQHTMQRHTTRTMQQHNTTPHNATPRNATQHNTTQCNATQRNTTQCNATQRNTTQCNATQHNTTQCNATQRNTTQHHTMQRHATTQHHTTQCNATPRKTTQHHTTPHHTMQRHATQRHTTPHNASQHNATQRHTTQRHTTQHITTQRNTTQHHTTQHHTTQRNTMPRHTTPHNATPHNATPHNATQHNTTQHNTTQHNATQHHTTQRNTTPHNAYAQRQKHNATQHQQCNATTQRNTTQHNPTQTPHNATQHHATQHNTTQHNTTPRNTTQHHATQHNTTQRNTTPRNATQHHATQHNATQHHATQHNTMQHNTTPRNTTQHNTTQHNTTQHNTTQRN; this is encoded by the coding sequence ATGGATAGGAGGAAGGCAGACACAACGCCACGCCacgcagcacaacacaacaccacacaatgCAACGCCACGCCACGCCACACAATGCAACGCCACGCCACGCCACACAATGcaacgcaacacaacacaacacaacacacaatgcAACGCCACACAACACGCACAatgcaacaacacaacacaacaccacacaatgCAACGCCACGCAACGCAAcgcaacacaacaccacacaatgCAACGCCACGCAACGCAACACCACACAATGCAACGCCACGCAACGCAACACCACACAATGCAACGCCAcgcaacacaacaccacacaatgCAACGCCACGcaacgcaacacaacacaacaccacacaatgCAACGCCacgccacaacacaacaccacaccacacaatgcAACGCCACGCCACGCAAAACAACgcaacatcacaccacaccacaccacacaatgcAACGCCACGCAACGCAacgccacaccacaccacacaacgcATCACAACACAACGCCACACAACGCCACACCACACAAcgccacacaacacaacacatcacaacacaacGCAACACCAcgcaacaccacaccacacaacaccacacaacacaacgcAACACAATGCCACGCCACACAACGCCACACAACGCCACACCACACAACGCCACACCACACAAcgccacacaacacaacaccacacaacacaacacaacgcaACACAACGCAAcgcaacaccacaccacacaacgcAACACAACGCCACACAACGCATACGCACAACGCCAAAAACACAACGCAACACAACACCAACAATGCAACGCCACCACGcaacgcaacacaacacaacacaaccccacGCAAACGCCACACAACGCAACACAACACCACGCAACGCAACACAACACcacgcaacacaacacaacaccacgcaacacaacacaacaccacgcAACGCAACACAACACCACGCAACGCAACACAACACCACGCAACGCAACACAACACCACGCAACGCAACACAACGCAACACAACACCACGCAACGCAACACAACACcatgcaacacaacacaacaccacgcaacacaacacaacacaacaccacgcaacacaacacaacacaacacaacacaacgcaACGCAACTGA